A stretch of the Cumulibacter soli genome encodes the following:
- a CDS encoding DUF3499 domain-containing protein, whose amino-acid sequence MRSVRSCSKPECFQPAVATLTYIYAESTAVVGPLAAYSEPHSYDLCEAHASRLTVPRGWEVLRHEVDPNEVGPSTDDLLALADAVREAARPRPQQPDAAAESAEAPIAAGKGRRGHLRVVPPTA is encoded by the coding sequence GTGAGAAGTGTCCGTAGCTGCAGTAAGCCCGAGTGCTTCCAGCCCGCCGTCGCTACGTTGACGTATATCTACGCCGAGTCGACCGCGGTCGTGGGTCCGCTCGCTGCTTACTCCGAACCGCACAGTTACGACCTGTGCGAGGCGCACGCGTCGAGGCTGACCGTGCCGCGCGGATGGGAAGTTCTGCGTCACGAGGTTGACCCCAACGAGGTGGGACCGAGCACCGATGACCTGCTCGCGCTGGCGGATGCGGTGCGTGAGGCGGCTCGGCCCAGGCCACAGCAGCCCGATGCCGCCGCAGAGTCGGCTGAGGCCCCAATCGCTGCGGGCAAGGGACGTCGCGGACACCTGCGGGTCGTACCGCCCACCGCCTAA